The Melospiza georgiana isolate bMelGeo1 chromosome 26, bMelGeo1.pri, whole genome shotgun sequence genome window below encodes:
- the TIMM13 gene encoding mitochondrial import inner membrane translocase subunit Tim13 translates to MESGFGSDFGSGGGGGGKLDPGLIMEQVKVQIAVANAQELLQRMTDKCFRKCIGKPGGALDNSEQKCIAMCMDRYMDSWNTVSRAYNSRLQRERANM, encoded by the exons ATGGAGAGCGGCTTCGGCTCCGATTTCGGCTCCGGAGGAGGCGGCGGGGGGAAGCTGGACCCGGGGCTCATCATGGAGCAGGTGAAGGTGCAGATCGCCGTGGCCAACGCACAGGAGCTCTTGCAG CGGATGACGGACAAGTGCTTTCGGAAGTGCATCGGGAAGCCCGGCGGCGCCCTGGACAACTCCGAGCAG AAGTGCATCGCCATGTGCATGGACCGGTACATGGACTCCTGGAACACAGTTTCGCGAGCCTACAATTCTCGGCTGCAGCGAGAGAGAGCCAACATGTGA
- the TMPRSS9 gene encoding transmembrane protease serine 9 — MEQIKPGQGTRRRRWGACCWKVTAAAAVAGTAAALCLGILLACHSTGEASFEHTVELQGIPFNSSLQTENSDYYRVLTPALERLFLSSLQDSRLNWSCTGCTILGYRNGNSSVIVHFRLLFTPQDSQPLSSTLEEEAFRHGLAAALHKQGFSLAAYGTISSASLTGPNKVSSHRPGLKSDCGSRPAMQTASRIVGGSEASRGEFPWQVSLRENNEHFCGAAILTEKWLVSAAHCFTEFQDPAMWAAYTGTTSLRGSDGSAVKMDIAQIIPHPSYNADTADYDVAVLELKKPVTFTKYIQPVCLPDAGHHFPTSKKCLISGWGYLKEDFLVKPEFLQKATVELLDQNLCSSLYSHVLTDRMMCAGYLEGKVDSCQGDSGGPLVCQEPSGRFFLAGIVSWGIGCAEARRPGVYTRVTKLRDWILDAISAFPTSIARTVPPVHLRTNSNMVSAEEVNTTTGATPTTLPAPAASRPGAAAGPQECGGRPGFSKPSKIVGGTDASRGEIPWQVSLKEDSRHFCGATIIGDRWLLSAAHCFNETMPEEIEAYVGTTSINGTDENAVKVNVTRVIPHPLFNPMILDFDVAVLELARPLAFNKYIQPVCLPLAMQKFPVGKKCLISGWGDLQEGNDTKPEILQKASVGIIEQNTCNFLYNFSLTDRMICAGFMEGMVDSCQGDSGGPLACEVTPGVFYLAGIVSWGFGCAQAMRPGVYSRITKLTDWILDTISQLPSGGTSIPSSSAIPRTSTTAIFIQPSTMAAGPASRTTLRTKMNTTMSKTSTALTTTETAKPTQTPVVPCTSLTFKCSSKVCIGKENPECDGVVDCSNGFDEHNCDCGSTTALAFSKIVGGSSAARGEWPWQVSLWLRRKEHKCGAVLIADRWLLSAAHCFDIYSDPKMWVAYLGTPFLSGIDGKMEKIFRIYKHPFYNVYSLDYDVALLELSTPVTFSSTIRPICLPDNSHIFHEGARCFITGWGSTKEGGLMSKHLQKAAVNVIGDQACKKFYPVQISSRMLCAGFPQGTVDSCSGDAGGPLACKEPSGKWFLAGITSWGYGCARPFFPGVYTKVTAVQGWIVQNLKL, encoded by the exons ATGGAGCAGATAAAGCCAGGGCAAGGCACCCggaggaggagatggggggcctgctgctggaaggtaactgctgctgctgccgtggcaggcactgcagcagccctCTGCCTGGGCATCCTGCTGG CCTGCCATTCCACAGGAGAGGCCAGCTTTGAGCACACAGTGGAGCTGCAAGGAATCCCATTCAATAGCAGCTTACAGACAGAGAACTCAGACTACTACAGGGTGCTGACACCTGCTCTTGAGAGGCTG TTTCTGTCCAGTCTCCAGGACTCCCGGCTGAACTGGAGTTGCACTGGTTGCACCATCCTGGGCTACAG GAATGGAAACTCCAGTGTGATCGTCCATTTCCGCCTCCTCTTCACCCCCCAGGACTCCCAGCCCCTGAGCTCTACCTTGGAGGAGGAAGCTTTCAGGCACgggctggcagctgccctgCACAAGCAGGGTTTCTCCCTGGCTGCCTACGGGACCATCTCCTCAGCCTCTCTCACAG GTCCCAACAAGGTTTCTTCCCACAGACCTGGACTGAAATCAG ACTGTGGGAGTCGTCCTGCCATGCAGACTGCCAGCAGGATAGTTGGAGGCTCAGAGGCATCCAGAGGGGAGTTCCCATGGCAAGTCAGCCTTCGAGAGAACAATGAGCACTTCTGTGGCGCTGCAATCCTTACAGAGAAGTGGCTGGTGTCTGCTGCTCACTGCTTTACTGA GTTTCAGGACCCAGCCATGTGGGCAGCTTACACAGGGACCACCTCCCTCAGAGGCTCAGATGGCAGTGCAGTGAAAATGGACATTGCACAGATCATCCCACACCCCTCTTACAATGCTGACACAGCTGACTATGATGTGGCCGTgctggagctgaagaaacctgtGACCTTCACTAAGTACATCCAGCCCGTGTGCCTGCCAGATGCTGGCCATCACTTCCCCACCAGCAAGAAGTGCCTTATCTCTGGCTGGGGCTACCTCAAGGAGGATTTCT TGGTGAAACCGGAGTTCCTGCAGAAAGCAACAGTGGAGCTTCTAGACCAGAACCTATGTTCCAGTCTCTACAGCCATGTCCTCACAGACAGGATGATGTGTGCTGGCTACCTGGAGGGGAAGGTTGACTCCTGTCAG GGTGACTCTGGTGGGCCTCTGGTTTGCCAAGAACCGTCTGGCAGGTTTTTTCTGGCGGGAATTGTGAGTTGGGGTATTGGATGTGCTGAAGCCAGGCGGCCTGGGGTTTACACACGTGTTACCAAACTCAGAGACTGGATCTTGGATGCTATTTCTGCCTTCCCTACCTCCATAGCCCGTACTGTTCCTCCAGTGCACTTGAGGACTAACAGTAACATGGTCAGTGCTGAAGAGGTCAACACCACCACTGGAGCAACCCCGACCACCTtaccagccccagctgccagcaggccaggggctgcagcaggaccaCAAG AGTGTGGAGGACGACCCGGGTTCTCTAAACCCAGCAAGATTGTGGGAGGAACAGATGCTTCCAGAGGAGAGATCCCTTGGCAAGTCAGCCTGAAAGAAGACTCCAGACATTTCTGTGGAGCCACCATCATTGGGGACCGctggctgctgtcagcagctcaCTGCTTCAATGA GACAATGCCAGAAGAGATTGAAGCCTATGTGGGAACAACGTCAATAAACGGAACAGACGAGAATGCAGTGAAAGTCAATGTAACAAGAGTGATCCCACATCCCCTCTTCAACCCCATGATTCTGGACTTTGATGTAGCTGTACTTGAACTGGCAAGACCTCTTGCCTTCAACAAATACATACAGCCTGTGTGCCTCCCACTTGCCATGCAGAAGTTTCCTGTTGGCAAGAAATGCCTCATTTCTGGATGGGGTGACCTCCAGGAAGGGAATG ACACCAAGCCCGAGATCCTGCAGAAAGCATCTGTGGGCATCATAGAACAGAACACTTGCAACTTCCTCTACAACTTCTCCCTCACTGACCGAATGATCTGTGCTGGCTTCATGGAGGGGATGGTAGACTCATGCCAG GGAGATTCAGGTGGGCCCTTGGCCTGTGAGGTGACTCCAGGAGTGTTTTACCTTGCTGGCATCGTGAGCTGGGGATTTGGTTGTGCCCAGGCTATGAGACCTGGTGTGTACTCCAGAATTACCAAACTCACAGACTGGATCCTGGACACCATCTCCCAGCTGCCCAGTGGTGGCACAAGCATCCCCTCCAGCTCAGCCATCCCTAGAACTTCTACCACAGCCATTTTTATCCAGCCCAGCACAATGGCTGCAGGTCCAGCCAGCAGAACCACCCTGCGGACAAAGATGAATACAACCATGAGCAAAACTTCTACAGCTCTGACAACGACCGAGACTGCCAAGCCTACCCAAACCCCAG TGGTGCCTTGTACCAGCCTCACTTTCAAGTGTTCCAGCAAGGTGTGtattggaaaagaaaatcctgaATGTGATGGTGTTGTGGACTGCAGCAATGGCTTCGATGAGCACAACTGTG ACTGTGGCTCAACAACAGCTCTGGCCTTTAGCAAGATCGTGGGCGGCAGCAGCGCGGCTCGAGGAGAATGGCCCTGGCAAGTCAGTCTCTGGCTCCGGCGGAAGGAGCACAAGTGTGGGGCTGTCCTTATTGCTGACCGgtggctgctctctgcagctcacTGCTTTGACAT TTACAGTGACCCCAAAATGTGGGTGGCCTATCTAGGAACACCCTTCCTGAGTGGCATCGATGgcaaaatggagaaaatatttCGTATCTACAAACACCCTTTTTACAACGTCTACAGCCTAGACTATGATGTGGCACTACTGGAGCTGAGCACACCTGTCACGTTCAGCAGCACCATCAGACCTATATGTCTCCCAGACAATTCTCACATCTTCCATGAAGGGGCCAGATGCTTCATCACAGGCTGGGGCTCCACAAAGGAAGGAG GTCTCATGTCAAAGCATCtgcaaaaagcagcagtgaaCGTGATCGGAGACCAGGCCTGCAAAAAGTTCTACCCTGTCCAGATCAGCAGCAGGATGCTGTGTGCTGGTTTCCCACAGGGCACCGTCGACAGCTGCTCA ggTGATGCAGGTGGGCCCCTGGCATGTAAAGAACCTTCAGGGAAGTGGTTTCTAGCAGGAATCACAAGCTGGGGCTatggctgtgccaggccatTCTTCCCTGGTGTCTACACCAAAGTGACAGCTGTCCAAGGCTGGATTGTGCAGAACCTCAAGCTCTGA